A window from Gopherus evgoodei ecotype Sinaloan lineage chromosome 24, rGopEvg1_v1.p, whole genome shotgun sequence encodes these proteins:
- the C2CD4D gene encoding C2 calcium-dependent domain-containing protein 4D, whose product MFLSRPRATNRKPGPLPTCPNVLTPDQIPKFFIPPKLSTLYGRALGGSPGSQQSPQGTGSLETHRALIRAADRRVAHGQSLHQDPVARAEGEAGQQLPPACSMPHLVNPGGFPLLPESPHTRRRESLFHSTCPPHRISLDLSPEPGARLLPPELRPWWPVSQPDALDSDTASSAGSSPFSSPVLGHPLACQAHWGRPLCSRALDAQAGGRASSLSAEEASSTEDSPSFPRRQTEPSWGAVARLAPPPFSHLDFICRPARVAQENTVVLSQGGCLRLSSKYVPASWCLHVRLVSAEGLYPWPCDPQRVGCCVALQLRPGKAQKQRSAVVKRSRSPIFNEDFFFEGLAPHELPTRRLRLKALNKGCGVRRDTVLGKAEVPLPALLPP is encoded by the coding sequence ATGTTTCTCTCCAGACCGAGGGCCACGAACAGGAAGCCGGGCCCGCTGCCCACCTGCCCCAACGTCCTCACCCCCGACCAGATCCCCAAGTTTTTCATCCCCCCCAAACTCTCCACCCTGTATGGCAGAGCCCTGGGTGGGAGCCCTGGTTCCCAGCAGAGCCCCCAAGGGACTGGGAGCCTGGAGACACACAGGGCCCTGATCAGAGCTGCTGATCGGCGTGTCGCCCACGGGCAGAGCCTGCACCAGGACCCCGTGGCCAGGGCAGAGGGTGAGGCTGGCCAGCAGCTCCCCCCTGCCTGCTCCATGCCCCACCTTGTCAACCCAGGGGGCTTCCCCCTCCTGCCCGAGAGCCCCCACACGCGCCGAAGGGAGTCCCTCTTTCACAGCACGTGCCCACCCCACCGCATCTCCCTTGACCTCTCCCCCGAGCCCGGCGCCAGGCTCCTGCCCCCAGAGCTGCGGCCCTGGTGGCCCGTCTCCCAGCCCGACGCCTTGGACAGTGACACGGCCTCCTCTGCAGGTTCCTCACCCTTCAGCTCTCCGGTGCTGGGGCACCCGCTGGCCTGCCAGGCCCACTGGGGACGGCCCCTCTGCAGCCGCGCCCTGGATGCCCAAGCGGGGGGCCGGGCCAGCTCGCTGTCTGCCGAGGAAGCCAGCTCTACGGAGGACAGCCCCAGCTTCCCACGCCGACAGAccgagcccagctggggggcagTGGCCAGGCTGGCTCCCCCACCCTTCTCCCACTTGGATTTCATCTGCCGCCCTGCACGGGTGGCCCAGGAGAACACGGTGGTGCTGAGCCAAGGCGGGTGCCTGCGCCTCTCCTCCAAGTATGTCCCGGCCAGCTGGTGCCTGCACGTCCGGCTGGTCAGCGCTGAGGGGCTCTACCCATGGCCCTGCGACCCCCAGCGTGTTGGCTGCTGCGTGGCCCTGCAGCTGCGACCGGGCAAGGCGCAGAAGCAGCGCAGCGCCGTGGTCAAGAGGAGCCGGAGCCCCATCTTCAATGAGGACTTCTTCTTCGAGGGCCTGGCGCCCCACGAGCTGCCCACCCGCCGCCTCCGGCTCAAGGCGCTCAACAAGGGCTGCGGCGTGAGGCGGGACACCGTGCTGGGCAAGGCCGAGGTCCCgctgcctgccctgctgcccccctaG